A stretch of Alkalicella caledoniensis DNA encodes these proteins:
- the malX gene encoding maltose/glucose-specific PTS transporter subunit IIBC, producing MSVKKMSAWEFFQTLGKTFMLPVALLAAMGILLGIGSAFTGGTTIEMFPFLGAPFLQQLFNFMISISLVAFSYLPLLFAVAIPLGMARENKQIAAFAGLVGFIAMHLGTNFLLSARGILDSVDTKMILGIQSIDTGVLGGLFCGIIVFFIHERFQHIELSDAFTFFSGTRFVAIATTLIMAIIGLMVPFVWPIMARGIAQVGNMIQKAGPFGPFLFGAGERLLLPFGLHHILVATIRFTEAGGTYITESGESIHGALNIFYNQFSQGAEYVSPEFTRFLSQGKMPTFLFGLSGAAFAMYKTAYLENKNKIKGLLISAVIAAAVGGITEPIEFIFLFIAPALYLFHAFMTGLGFMVMGLLNVAIGNTDGNIIDFFVFGVLQGTWTKWYMVILVGIVWFAVYYFVFKWYIEKKNIPTPGRENSEVSNNVVESGDIAGYSAKVMLEALGGKGNIDVLDNCITRLRLVVKDSNIIDVEAVKRAGAINVVKLDETNVQVIIGPKVQVLKRQLDKLI from the coding sequence ATGAGTGTAAAAAAAATGAGTGCTTGGGAGTTCTTTCAAACCCTTGGGAAAACTTTTATGTTACCAGTTGCCCTATTGGCAGCTATGGGTATCTTGTTAGGAATTGGTTCTGCTTTCACAGGTGGAACAACTATTGAAATGTTTCCTTTTTTAGGGGCACCTTTCTTACAACAATTATTTAATTTTATGATTAGTATAAGTTTAGTTGCTTTTTCATATTTACCGTTGTTATTCGCGGTGGCGATACCACTTGGCATGGCAAGGGAAAATAAGCAAATAGCTGCTTTTGCAGGGCTTGTAGGTTTTATAGCAATGCATCTAGGTACGAATTTCCTTTTATCTGCAAGGGGTATACTTGATTCTGTAGATACTAAAATGATATTAGGTATACAAAGCATTGATACAGGAGTACTTGGAGGGTTATTCTGTGGTATTATAGTATTTTTTATTCACGAGAGATTTCAACACATTGAACTTTCAGATGCATTTACTTTCTTTAGCGGGACTAGGTTTGTAGCAATTGCCACAACCTTAATAATGGCGATTATCGGTTTGATGGTACCATTTGTATGGCCAATTATGGCAAGGGGTATAGCACAAGTGGGAAATATGATTCAAAAAGCTGGACCTTTTGGGCCATTTTTGTTTGGAGCTGGTGAACGCTTACTATTGCCATTTGGTCTTCATCATATACTAGTTGCTACAATAAGATTTACTGAAGCAGGAGGTACATATATAACAGAATCAGGAGAGTCTATCCACGGTGCTTTGAATATATTCTATAACCAGTTCTCACAGGGAGCAGAATACGTATCTCCAGAATTCACAAGATTTTTATCTCAAGGGAAAATGCCAACATTTTTATTTGGTTTATCTGGTGCCGCTTTTGCTATGTATAAAACTGCATACTTAGAAAACAAAAACAAAATAAAAGGACTTCTAATTTCAGCAGTTATTGCTGCCGCAGTGGGAGGTATAACTGAACCAATAGAATTTATCTTTTTATTTATTGCACCAGCATTGTATCTATTCCATGCCTTCATGACAGGTTTAGGTTTTATGGTTATGGGATTGCTAAATGTAGCCATAGGTAACACAGACGGTAATATTATTGACTTCTTTGTATTTGGTGTGCTTCAGGGTACATGGACAAAATGGTATATGGTAATACTGGTAGGTATAGTATGGTTTGCAGTATATTACTTTGTATTCAAATGGTATATTGAGAAGAAAAATATACCTACCCCTGGTAGGGAAAATTCAGAAGTTAGTAATAATGTTGTTGAAAGTGGCGATATTGCAGGCTATTCAGCTAAAGTTATGCTCGAAGCCTTAGGTGGTAAAGGCAACATAGATGTTCTAGATAATTGCATTACAAGACTTAGACTGGTTGTTAAAGATTCAAATATTATTGATGTTGAGGCAGTAAAAAGAGCA